Proteins found in one Sorghum bicolor cultivar BTx623 chromosome 1, Sorghum_bicolor_NCBIv3, whole genome shotgun sequence genomic segment:
- the LOC110429929 gene encoding protein NDH-DEPENDENT CYCLIC ELECTRON FLOW 5 isoform X2, with protein sequence MAGFCTPAATAAAHATPTPLASSRKHIVMCLSPKPGGGGGSKRVRLASTGAAPQVRALAPATAAEEAAGPSPAPLNVDYLAAEFAGHGVSFEPVGSSCAVKMALRNGSVAHVLLPSGLVTSYKPAMWHGTVTEVLHTNVAEGPGGRAVIRGGVSVDLRCAGGDGGVWSPSASGAWSLRDVRGNPTTSIEIELASAAPGSAAAARCVVTLHPEALATELAVTNGASSPMALTCAVPNHLRVSTPDATYALGLLGSDYRSVEPALSEFSIIPPDYGAVQQSAAGTAARHRWANRGLDMILSGGQDRGAADESDGEEDDDYKHMTDVMCRVYSNAPKEFTIIDRGRRNSVRLHRKGFEELYVFSPGSQYQWYGKYAYVVVGPAMLEPVMLGPGDTWQGAQHLLNPNL encoded by the exons ATGGCGGGCTTCTGCACTCCTGCTGCCACTGCAGCTGCCCATGCCACTCCAACCCCTCTGGCGAGCTCAAGGAAGCACATCGTCATGTGCCTCTCCCCCAAGCCAGGCGGCGGTGGCGGAAGCAAGAGGGTGCGGCTTGCGAGTACAGGCGCAGCTCCTCAGGTGCGCGCGCTGGCGCCGGCGACCGCGGCGGAAGAAGCAGCGGGGCCCTCCCCCGCCCCTCTCAACGTGGACTACCTGGCCGCCGAGTTCGCCGGCCACGGCGTCAGCTTCGAGCCCGTGGGCAGCAGCTGCGCCGTCAAGATGGCGCTGCGCAACGGCAGCGTGGCCCACGTGCTGCTCCCCAGCGGGCTCGTCACGTCCTACAAGCCCGCCATGTGGCACGGCACGGTCACGGAGGTGCTCCACACGAACGTCGCCGAGGGCCCCGGCGGGCGGGCCGTCATCCGCGGCGGCGTGTCCGTGGACCTCCGTTGCGCTGGCGGCGATGGCGGTGTGTGGTCGCCGAGCGCGAGCGGGGCGTGGTCGCTGCGCGACGTCCGGGGAAACCCAACCACCTCCATCGAG ATCGAGCTCGCGTCGGCGGCGCCGGGGAGCGCGGCCGCGGCGAGGTGCGTGGTGACGCTGCACCCGGAGGCGCTGGCCACGGAGCTCGCGGTGACGAACGGCGCGTCGTCGCCGATGGCACTGACGTGCGCCGTGCCCAACCACCTGCGGGTGAGCACCCCGGACGCCACCTACGCCCTGGGGCTCCTGGGCTCCGACTACCGCAGCGTGGAGCCCGCGCTGTCGGAGTTCAGCATCATCCCACCGGACTACGGGGCCGTGCAGCAGTCCGCAGCAGGGACGGCAGCGCGGCACCGGTGGGCGAACAGAGGCTTGGACATGATCCTCTCGGGCGGGCAGGACCGTGGCGCGGCGGACGAGTCCGACggcgaggaggacgacgacTACAAGCACATGACGGATGTCATGTGCCGTGTGTACAGCAACGCGCCCAAGGAATTCACCATCATCGACAGG GGCAGGAGGAACTCGGTTCGCTTGCACAGGAAGGGGTTCGAGGAGCTGTACGTCTTCAGCCCGGGATCCCAGTACCAGTGGTACGGCAAATATGCATACGTGGTCGTAGGGCCTGCCATGCTGGAGCCTGTGATGCTGGGACCTGGAGACACGTGGCAGGGAGCTCAGCACCTGCTCAACCCCAATCTCTAG
- the LOC8086254 gene encoding YTH domain-containing family protein 2 isoform X1: MATVAPAPTAADQTTNLLQKLSLESKDGSDAAKKPSGMPYGSAHAGDAQSAASQVDRSITPLLQEAMDPNFFYQPNAYASPAYYFPSGYDGSANEWDSRYSGHEGMEMPPQSVYGDMYHGYGYAPYGPYPSGSPVPTVGHDGQSYGSQQYQYPTQYYQQPTPTNAKHGVNVASSQPEPPSVASQQARVLVDATKATPNMSANGMTTAHNSSLPRKQTHLNVSVANNGSYGRGPMQGGGPSASNYGHNGVRSPAQWYDGPVYSNGHQIPTASSTSYRSNSSSTKSQSQRPTTNLMGIHAQMPSSGMGLTSPSYSSRMYPDNRLYGQYGQYGNTLKGGLGFGSNMYNSRNNGRWGVVDTKYKPRGRAPFGFSGENQDGFTELNRGPRSGGFKHQKQFGPTVTIAVKGQALPSAGKQNSALPDKGQFNQEGFPLAYKDAKFFVIKSYSEDDVHKSIKYNVWASTPNGNKKLDAGYREAQEKSSDCPVFLFFSVNTSGQFVGVAEMVGPVDFDKTVEYWQQDKWNGCFPLKWHIVKDVPNNILKHITLDNNDNKPVTNSRDTQEVKLEQGLEMLKIFKEHVTKTSILDDFSFYENRQKLMQEKRAKQQLLQGQGGDVSQEKDKDATNGKPGAQKHALSKEGIPAEAAANASKPVAESGISNGN; encoded by the exons ATGGCGACAGTTGCTCCTGCCCCTACCGCTGCTGACC AGACCACCAATCTCCTGCAGAAGCTGTCCCTGGAGAGCAAGGATGGCTCCGATGCTGCCAAGAAG CCTTCTGGGATGCCATATGGATCTGCCCATGCTGGAGATGCACAGAGCGCTGCTTCGCAGGTGGATAGGTCGATAACACCTCTACTACAAGAGGCCATGGATCCTAACTTCTTCTACCAGCCCAATGCATATGCCTCTCCAGCCTATTACTTTCCTAGTG GTTATGATGGCTCAGCCAATGAATGGGACTCAAGGTATTCTGGTCATGAAGGAATGGAGATGCCCCCT CAGAGTGTGTACGGAGACATGTACCATGGATATGGCTATGCTCCATATGGGCCATATCCTTCGGGTTCTCCTGTACCAACTGTTGGGCATGATGGCCAGTCATATGGCTCTCAGCAATATCAGTACCCAACTCAATATTACCAGCAACCAACCCCAACAAACGCAAAACATGGTGTAAATGTTGCCAGTTCTCAACCTGAACCGCCCTCTGTTGCTAGTCAGCAGGCACGAGTTTTGGTAGATGCAACAAAAGCAACTCCAAACATGAGTGCTAATGGTATGACAACTGCTCACAACAGTTCGCTGCCGCGTAAGCAAACCCACCTGAATGTATCAGTAGCAAACAATGGTTCATATGGAAGAGGACCTATGCAAGGCGGTGGACCTTCTGCAAGCAATTATGGTCACAATGGTGTTCGTTCTCCAGCTCAATGGTATGATGGTCCAGTTTACTCGAATGGGCACCAGATACCAACTGCTAGTTCCACATCTTACCGTTCCAATTCATCTTCTACGAAAAGTCAGAGCCAGCGTCCAACAACAAACCTCATG GGTATACATGCACAGATGCCTTCGTCTGGAATGGGTCTGACCTCACCTAGCTATTCTTCTAGGATGTACCCGGACAACAGATTATATGGACAGTATGGTCAATACGGGAACACACTGAAAGGTGGCCTTGGTTTTGGATCAAACATGTATAACTCGAGAAACAATGGGAGGTGGGGAGTTGTGGATACCAAATACAAGCCCAGAGGGCGTGCACCTTTTGGTTTTAGTGGTGAGAATCAAGATGGCTTTACTGAGCTGAACAGAGGACCAAGGTCTGGTGGTTTCAAGCACCAAAAACAATTCGGGCCTACTGTCACTATTGCTGTGAAGGGCCAGGCCCTCCCTTCAGCGGGGAAACAGAACAGTGCTCTTCCAGACAAAGGCCAATTTAACCAGGAAGGATTTCCTTTAGCCTACAAGGATGCAAAGTTCTTTGTAATCAAATCATATAGTGAGGATGACGTGCACAAGAGTATAAAATACAATGTGTGGGCTAGCACACCTAATGGAAATAAGAAGCTGGATGCTGGGTACCGAGAGGCTCAGGAGAAATCCAGTGACTGCCCAGTGTTCTTGTTTTTCTCT GTGAACACAAGTGGTCAGTTTGTTGGTGTTGCTGAAATGGTTGGTCCTGTTGACTTTGATAAGACTGTGGAGTATTGGCAACAAGACAAGTGGAATGGCTGTTTTCCACTCAAGTGGCACATAGTCAAGGATGTGCCCAACAACATCTTGAAGCATATTACACTGGATAACAATGATAATAAGCCTGTGACAAACAGCCGTGACACACAAGAG GTTAAGCTGGAACAAGGTCTTGAGatgttaaagattttcaaagaacaTGTTACTAAAACATCAATTTTGGATGATTTTAGTTTTTACGAGAATCGCCAAAAGTTGATGCAGGAAAAGAGGGCAAAGCAGCAACTGCTTCAAGGCCAG GGGggcgatgtttctcaagaaaagGACAAGGATGCAACCAATGGCAAACCAGGGGCacagaaacatgcattgagcaaGGAAGGCATTCCTGCTGAGGCGGCGGCTAATGCCTCCAAACCTGTAGCTGAAAGTGGCATATCAAATGGCAACTGA
- the LOC8086252 gene encoding probable helicase MAGATAMA 3: MTVEKSSGGTSTSSTMDRFQKIVLSWDYLRLVTESKGGKQAKVLQRVKNTYDSVAEYLGVFEPLLFEEVKAQIIQGRSDEEEESGMDWRRGAVGSCTESEGFHKLSVAVEDSFQDNVSENDLLLLSKEKFEEGSTPNAYAFALVEQRGGGLHISLRTFVAGEIVNLNVAKPVKSTRLQHFASTIASQNSLLWILKVCSLSTIMREFTAMHSVASIPFKDLILSATEKHKDGDDQSRAWNVPEPLMDYLKTNLNNSQLEAVNAGLSRRSFVLIQGPPGTGKTQTILGLLSAVLHSAPARMQIKGGFDVLKHGPELDIDGKRAHWMKASPWLLGANPRDLIMPVDGDDGFYPTGNELKPEVVSSNRKYRAHVLVCAPSNSALDEIVLRVLKTGIRDENNNTYNPKIVRIGVKALHSVKAVSMDYLIQQKLSGVDRTLDGGRRGAGEYDRIRASILDEAAIVFSTLSFSGSSIFSRMSRAFDVVIIDEAAQAVEPATLIPLVHGCRQIFLVGDPVQLPATVISQTAQKLGYGTSLFKRFQAAGFPVQMLKIQYRMHPEISMFPSKEFYEGVLQDGEGLSRKRPWHSYSCFGPFCFFDVDGIESQPSGSGSWVNQDEVEFITLLYHQLAMRYPELKSSPEVGVISPYRHQVKLLKDSFRSTFGDQSKELIDVSTVDGFQGREKEIVIFSCVRCNEEQKIGFVSDFRRMNVAITRAKSAVLVVGSASTLKQDKHWNNLVESAKERNRFFKVPKPFTTFFGEDNLKAMKVEKYLLPVPNAQVLEEINQEVVRQELMNVDDAADHADAGDDDDAAMDADDGGGDD, from the exons ATGACGGTGGAGAAGTCCAGTGGCGGCACGTCAACTTCCTCCACCATGGACCGTTTCCAAAAGATTGTCCTAAGCTGGGATTACCTCCGCCTCGTCACCGAATCCAAG GGCGGCAAGCAGGCCAAGGTGCTGCAGCGTGTGAAGAACACGTACGACTCGGTGGCTGAGTACCTCGGTGTCTTTGAGCCACTGCTCTTCGAGGAGGTCAAGGCGCAGATCATCCAGGGACGCAGTGATGAGGAGGAAG AATCTGGGATGGACTGGCGGAGGGGCGCAGTGGGATCTTGCACAGAGTCTGAGGGGTTCCACAAGCTCTCTGTGGCGGTGGAAGACAGTTTTCAGGATAATGTGTCAGAGAATGACCTACTGCTTCTCTCCAAGGAGAAA TTTGAGGAGGGATCGACCCCTAATGCATACGCCTTTGCATTGGTGGAACAGCGTGGTGGTGGCTTACATATTTCGCTTAGAACTTTTGTGGCAGGTGAAATTGTAAATCTGAATGTTGCAAAGCCTGTGAAGTCTACAAGGCTGCAACATTTTGCTTCCACCATTGCAAGTCAAAACAGCTTGCTGTGGATATTGAAG GTCTGCAGCTTGTCTACAATAATGCGGGAGTTCACAGCTATGCATTCTGTAGCTTCTATACCTTTTAAGGATTTGATTCTTTCAGCTACTGAGAAGCACAAGGATGGTGACGATCAAAGTCGTGCGTGGAATGTTCCGGAGCCACTTATGGATTACCTCAAAACTAATCTTAATAACTCCCAGCTAGAAGCAGTCAAT GCAGGTCTTTCACGCAGATCCTTTGTTCTTATCCAG GGCCCTCCAGGAACAGGAAAGACACAAACTATTCTTGGACTCCTTAGTGCTGTTCTCCATTCTGCTCCTGCAAGAATGCAGATCAA AGGAGGATTTGATGTTCTAAAGCATGGGCCAGAACTGGACATTGATGGCAA GCGTGCACACTGGATGAAGGCATCTCCTTGGTTACTTGGTGCAAATCCTCGAGATTTGATTATGCCTgttgatggtgatgatggaTTTTACCCAACAGGAAATGAACTG AAACCTGAAGTCGTAAGTTCCAATCGCAAGTATCGGGCCCATGTGTTGGTCTGTGCTCCATCCAACTCAGCACTTGATGAGATCGTGTTGCGTGTTCTTAAGACAG gaaTCCGAGATGAAAATAACAACACTTACAACCCTAAAATTGTGCGCATTGGAGTGAAGGCCCTTCATTCTGTTAAAGCAGTTTCCATGGATTACCTT ATTCAACAAAAACTTTCTGGTGTAGATCGCACATTAGATGGTGGGAGACGAGGTGCTGGTGAATATGATCGTATTAGAGCTTCAATACTGGACGAAGCAGCCATT GTATTTTCTACTCTGAGTTTCAGTGGATCCTCAATTTTCAGCAGGATGTCCCGTGCTTTTGATGTTGTTATAATTGATGAAGCTGCACAAGCG GTGGAACCTGCAACTCTTATTCCATTGGTCCATGGCTGCAGACAAATTTTTCTT GTTGGTGACCCAGTTCAGTTGCCTGCAACTGTCATttcacagactgctcagaagttgGG ATATGGAACAAGCTTGTTCAAAAGATTTCAAGCTGCTGGCTTTCCGGTGCAAATGCTTAAAATCCAATATCGCATGCATCCAGAG ATTAGTATGTTCCCTTCAAAAGAATTTTATGAAGGTGTACTACAAGATGGGGAGGGTCTCAGCAGGAAACGTCCATGGCATTCCTACAGCTGCTTTGGaccattttgtttctttgatgttgATGGCATTGAATCCCAGCCATCTGGAAGTGGTTCTTGGGTAAACCAGGATGAAGTGGAATTCATAACTCTCCTGTATCACCAATTGGCAATGCGCTATCCAGAACTCAAATCTAGTCCTGAAGTGGGTGTTATATCACCATACAGGCATCAAGTAAAACTATTGAAGGACAGTTTTCGATCAACCTTTGGGGATCAATCAAAGGAATTGATAGATGTAAGCACCGTTGATGGATTTCAG GGACGCGAAAAAGAAATAGTAATTTTTTCATGTGTAAGATGCAATGAGGAGCAAAAGATTGGCTTTGTTTCTGATTTTCGACGAATGAATGTTGCCATCACAAGAGCAAAATCTGCTGTACTG GTTGTAGGTTCTGCTTCAACATTGAAGCAAGATAAACACTGGAACAACCTTGTCGAGAGTGCCAAGGAACGAAATCGCTTCTTCAAG GTCCCGAAGCCATTCACCACATTCTTTGGAGAGGATAACCTGAAGGCTATGAAGGTTGAAAAGTATCTTCTGCCAGTGCCGAATGCTCAAGTACTGGAAGAAATCAATCAAGAAGTTGTAAGGCAGGAGCTCATGAATGTCGACGATGCTGCCGACCATGCAGATGCAGGGGATGACGATGATGCTGCTATGGATGCTGACGATGGAGGTGGCGATGATTGA
- the LOC110429929 gene encoding protein NDH-DEPENDENT CYCLIC ELECTRON FLOW 5 isoform X3 gives MAGFCTPAATAAAHATPTPLASSRKHIVMCLSPKPGGGGGSKRVRLASTGAAPQVRALAPATAAEEAAGPSPAPLNVDYLAAEFAGHGVSFEPVGSSCAVKMALRNGSVAHVLLPSGLVTSYKPAMWHGTVTEVLHTNVAEGPGGRAVIRGGVSVDLRCAGGDGGVWSPSASGAWSLRDVRGNPTTSIEIELASAAPGSAAAARCVVTLHPEALATELAVTNGASSPMALTCAVPNHLRVSTPDATYALGLLGSDYRSVEPALSEFSIIPPDYGAVQQSAAGTAARHRWANRGLDMILSGGQDRGAADESDGEEDDDYKHMTDVMCRVYSNAPKEFTIIDRGLND, from the exons ATGGCGGGCTTCTGCACTCCTGCTGCCACTGCAGCTGCCCATGCCACTCCAACCCCTCTGGCGAGCTCAAGGAAGCACATCGTCATGTGCCTCTCCCCCAAGCCAGGCGGCGGTGGCGGAAGCAAGAGGGTGCGGCTTGCGAGTACAGGCGCAGCTCCTCAGGTGCGCGCGCTGGCGCCGGCGACCGCGGCGGAAGAAGCAGCGGGGCCCTCCCCCGCCCCTCTCAACGTGGACTACCTGGCCGCCGAGTTCGCCGGCCACGGCGTCAGCTTCGAGCCCGTGGGCAGCAGCTGCGCCGTCAAGATGGCGCTGCGCAACGGCAGCGTGGCCCACGTGCTGCTCCCCAGCGGGCTCGTCACGTCCTACAAGCCCGCCATGTGGCACGGCACGGTCACGGAGGTGCTCCACACGAACGTCGCCGAGGGCCCCGGCGGGCGGGCCGTCATCCGCGGCGGCGTGTCCGTGGACCTCCGTTGCGCTGGCGGCGATGGCGGTGTGTGGTCGCCGAGCGCGAGCGGGGCGTGGTCGCTGCGCGACGTCCGGGGAAACCCAACCACCTCCATCGAG ATCGAGCTCGCGTCGGCGGCGCCGGGGAGCGCGGCCGCGGCGAGGTGCGTGGTGACGCTGCACCCGGAGGCGCTGGCCACGGAGCTCGCGGTGACGAACGGCGCGTCGTCGCCGATGGCACTGACGTGCGCCGTGCCCAACCACCTGCGGGTGAGCACCCCGGACGCCACCTACGCCCTGGGGCTCCTGGGCTCCGACTACCGCAGCGTGGAGCCCGCGCTGTCGGAGTTCAGCATCATCCCACCGGACTACGGGGCCGTGCAGCAGTCCGCAGCAGGGACGGCAGCGCGGCACCGGTGGGCGAACAGAGGCTTGGACATGATCCTCTCGGGCGGGCAGGACCGTGGCGCGGCGGACGAGTCCGACggcgaggaggacgacgacTACAAGCACATGACGGATGTCATGTGCCGTGTGTACAGCAACGCGCCCAAGGAATTCACCATCATCGACAGG GGCCTGAACGACTGA
- the LOC8086253 gene encoding PHD finger protein ING2, translated as MAIARTGVYVDDYLEYSSTLAGDLQRILSTMRELDDRAHGIMGQTKEQIKYILGVSSHGYDRSNMDDDESERMKKDIEASQDNALNLCTEKVLLARQAYDLIESHIKRLDEDLGQFAEDLKHEGKIPSDEPTVLPLVPVVSRDEKRRFGFSTPQASKKFREREWDRERGMDFDLMPPPGSSKKAGTSMDVDQTIDPNEPTYCICHQVSYGDMIACDNENCEGGEWFHYTCVGLTPETRFKGKWFCPTCRTLQ; from the exons ATGGCGATCGCTCGGACCGGCGTGTACGTCGACGACTACCTCGAGT ACTCGAGCACCCTGGCTGGCGACCTGCAGAGGATTCTCTCCACCATGCGCGAGCTGGATGACAGGGCACATG GCATTATGGGTCAGACCAAAGAACAGATAAAGTATATTCTGGGAGTATCATCCCATGGGTATGACAGGTCAAACATGGATGATGACGAGTCGGAGAGGATGAAGAAGGACATTGAAGCTAGCCAGGACAATGCTCTGAATCTTTGCACCGAGAAAGTCTTACTGGCACGCCAAGCTTATGACCTG ATAGAGAGCCATATAAAGCGCCTTGATGAAGATTTGGGCCAGTTTGCAGAAGATTTAAAGCATG AAGGGAAGATACCTTCAGATGAACCTACAGTCCTTCCTCTAGTTCCGGTGGTTAGCAGAGATGAGAAAAGGAGGTTTGGTTTTAGTACGCCTCAAGCATCAAAGAAATTTAGAGAGAGGGAATGGGACAGGGAAAGGGGTATGGACTTTGACTTAATGCCCCCTCCAGGTAGCAGCAAGAAAGCGGGTACATCTATGGATGTGGATCAAACAATCGATCCAAATGAACCGACATACTGTATATGCCACCAG GTTTCATATGGTGACATGATTGCTTGTGACAATGAGAAT TGTGAAGGAGGCGAATGGTTCCATTACACGTGTGTGGGTCTGACACCAGAAACGAGATTCAAGGGGAAATGGTTTTGCCCAACATGCAGGACACTTCAGTAA
- the LOC8086254 gene encoding YTH domain-containing family protein 1 isoform X2 produces MATVAPAPTAADQTTNLLQKLSLESKDGSDAAKKPSGMPYGSAHAGDAQSAASQVDRSITPLLQEAMDPNFFYQPNAYASPAYYFPSGYDGSANEWDSRYSGHEGMEMPPSVYGDMYHGYGYAPYGPYPSGSPVPTVGHDGQSYGSQQYQYPTQYYQQPTPTNAKHGVNVASSQPEPPSVASQQARVLVDATKATPNMSANGMTTAHNSSLPRKQTHLNVSVANNGSYGRGPMQGGGPSASNYGHNGVRSPAQWYDGPVYSNGHQIPTASSTSYRSNSSSTKSQSQRPTTNLMGIHAQMPSSGMGLTSPSYSSRMYPDNRLYGQYGQYGNTLKGGLGFGSNMYNSRNNGRWGVVDTKYKPRGRAPFGFSGENQDGFTELNRGPRSGGFKHQKQFGPTVTIAVKGQALPSAGKQNSALPDKGQFNQEGFPLAYKDAKFFVIKSYSEDDVHKSIKYNVWASTPNGNKKLDAGYREAQEKSSDCPVFLFFSVNTSGQFVGVAEMVGPVDFDKTVEYWQQDKWNGCFPLKWHIVKDVPNNILKHITLDNNDNKPVTNSRDTQEVKLEQGLEMLKIFKEHVTKTSILDDFSFYENRQKLMQEKRAKQQLLQGQGGDVSQEKDKDATNGKPGAQKHALSKEGIPAEAAANASKPVAESGISNGN; encoded by the exons ATGGCGACAGTTGCTCCTGCCCCTACCGCTGCTGACC AGACCACCAATCTCCTGCAGAAGCTGTCCCTGGAGAGCAAGGATGGCTCCGATGCTGCCAAGAAG CCTTCTGGGATGCCATATGGATCTGCCCATGCTGGAGATGCACAGAGCGCTGCTTCGCAGGTGGATAGGTCGATAACACCTCTACTACAAGAGGCCATGGATCCTAACTTCTTCTACCAGCCCAATGCATATGCCTCTCCAGCCTATTACTTTCCTAGTG GTTATGATGGCTCAGCCAATGAATGGGACTCAAGGTATTCTGGTCATGAAGGAATGGAGATGCCCCCT AGTGTGTACGGAGACATGTACCATGGATATGGCTATGCTCCATATGGGCCATATCCTTCGGGTTCTCCTGTACCAACTGTTGGGCATGATGGCCAGTCATATGGCTCTCAGCAATATCAGTACCCAACTCAATATTACCAGCAACCAACCCCAACAAACGCAAAACATGGTGTAAATGTTGCCAGTTCTCAACCTGAACCGCCCTCTGTTGCTAGTCAGCAGGCACGAGTTTTGGTAGATGCAACAAAAGCAACTCCAAACATGAGTGCTAATGGTATGACAACTGCTCACAACAGTTCGCTGCCGCGTAAGCAAACCCACCTGAATGTATCAGTAGCAAACAATGGTTCATATGGAAGAGGACCTATGCAAGGCGGTGGACCTTCTGCAAGCAATTATGGTCACAATGGTGTTCGTTCTCCAGCTCAATGGTATGATGGTCCAGTTTACTCGAATGGGCACCAGATACCAACTGCTAGTTCCACATCTTACCGTTCCAATTCATCTTCTACGAAAAGTCAGAGCCAGCGTCCAACAACAAACCTCATG GGTATACATGCACAGATGCCTTCGTCTGGAATGGGTCTGACCTCACCTAGCTATTCTTCTAGGATGTACCCGGACAACAGATTATATGGACAGTATGGTCAATACGGGAACACACTGAAAGGTGGCCTTGGTTTTGGATCAAACATGTATAACTCGAGAAACAATGGGAGGTGGGGAGTTGTGGATACCAAATACAAGCCCAGAGGGCGTGCACCTTTTGGTTTTAGTGGTGAGAATCAAGATGGCTTTACTGAGCTGAACAGAGGACCAAGGTCTGGTGGTTTCAAGCACCAAAAACAATTCGGGCCTACTGTCACTATTGCTGTGAAGGGCCAGGCCCTCCCTTCAGCGGGGAAACAGAACAGTGCTCTTCCAGACAAAGGCCAATTTAACCAGGAAGGATTTCCTTTAGCCTACAAGGATGCAAAGTTCTTTGTAATCAAATCATATAGTGAGGATGACGTGCACAAGAGTATAAAATACAATGTGTGGGCTAGCACACCTAATGGAAATAAGAAGCTGGATGCTGGGTACCGAGAGGCTCAGGAGAAATCCAGTGACTGCCCAGTGTTCTTGTTTTTCTCT GTGAACACAAGTGGTCAGTTTGTTGGTGTTGCTGAAATGGTTGGTCCTGTTGACTTTGATAAGACTGTGGAGTATTGGCAACAAGACAAGTGGAATGGCTGTTTTCCACTCAAGTGGCACATAGTCAAGGATGTGCCCAACAACATCTTGAAGCATATTACACTGGATAACAATGATAATAAGCCTGTGACAAACAGCCGTGACACACAAGAG GTTAAGCTGGAACAAGGTCTTGAGatgttaaagattttcaaagaacaTGTTACTAAAACATCAATTTTGGATGATTTTAGTTTTTACGAGAATCGCCAAAAGTTGATGCAGGAAAAGAGGGCAAAGCAGCAACTGCTTCAAGGCCAG GGGggcgatgtttctcaagaaaagGACAAGGATGCAACCAATGGCAAACCAGGGGCacagaaacatgcattgagcaaGGAAGGCATTCCTGCTGAGGCGGCGGCTAATGCCTCCAAACCTGTAGCTGAAAGTGGCATATCAAATGGCAACTGA
- the LOC110429929 gene encoding protein NDH-DEPENDENT CYCLIC ELECTRON FLOW 5 isoform X1: MAGFCTPAATAAAHATPTPLASSRKHIVMCLSPKPGGGGGSKRVRLASTGAAPQVRALAPATAAEEAAGPSPAPLNVDYLAAEFAGHGVSFEPVGSSCAVKMALRNGSVAHVLLPSGLVTSYKPAMWHGTVTEVLHTNVAEGPGGRAVIRGGVSVDLRCAGGDGGVWSPSASGAWSLRDVRGNPTTSIEIELASAAPGSAAAARCVVTLHPEALATELAVTNGASSPMALTCAVPNHLRVSTPDATYALGLLGSDYRSVEPALSEFSIIPPDYGAVQQSAAGTAARHRWANRGLDMILSGGQDRGAADESDGEEDDDYKHMTDVMCRVYSNAPKEFTIIDRLTGNAGPERLMRAFARESFALQGRRNSVRLHRKGFEELYVFSPGSQYQWYGKYAYVVVGPAMLEPVMLGPGDTWQGAQHLLNPNL, encoded by the exons ATGGCGGGCTTCTGCACTCCTGCTGCCACTGCAGCTGCCCATGCCACTCCAACCCCTCTGGCGAGCTCAAGGAAGCACATCGTCATGTGCCTCTCCCCCAAGCCAGGCGGCGGTGGCGGAAGCAAGAGGGTGCGGCTTGCGAGTACAGGCGCAGCTCCTCAGGTGCGCGCGCTGGCGCCGGCGACCGCGGCGGAAGAAGCAGCGGGGCCCTCCCCCGCCCCTCTCAACGTGGACTACCTGGCCGCCGAGTTCGCCGGCCACGGCGTCAGCTTCGAGCCCGTGGGCAGCAGCTGCGCCGTCAAGATGGCGCTGCGCAACGGCAGCGTGGCCCACGTGCTGCTCCCCAGCGGGCTCGTCACGTCCTACAAGCCCGCCATGTGGCACGGCACGGTCACGGAGGTGCTCCACACGAACGTCGCCGAGGGCCCCGGCGGGCGGGCCGTCATCCGCGGCGGCGTGTCCGTGGACCTCCGTTGCGCTGGCGGCGATGGCGGTGTGTGGTCGCCGAGCGCGAGCGGGGCGTGGTCGCTGCGCGACGTCCGGGGAAACCCAACCACCTCCATCGAG ATCGAGCTCGCGTCGGCGGCGCCGGGGAGCGCGGCCGCGGCGAGGTGCGTGGTGACGCTGCACCCGGAGGCGCTGGCCACGGAGCTCGCGGTGACGAACGGCGCGTCGTCGCCGATGGCACTGACGTGCGCCGTGCCCAACCACCTGCGGGTGAGCACCCCGGACGCCACCTACGCCCTGGGGCTCCTGGGCTCCGACTACCGCAGCGTGGAGCCCGCGCTGTCGGAGTTCAGCATCATCCCACCGGACTACGGGGCCGTGCAGCAGTCCGCAGCAGGGACGGCAGCGCGGCACCGGTGGGCGAACAGAGGCTTGGACATGATCCTCTCGGGCGGGCAGGACCGTGGCGCGGCGGACGAGTCCGACggcgaggaggacgacgacTACAAGCACATGACGGATGTCATGTGCCGTGTGTACAGCAACGCGCCCAAGGAATTCACCATCATCGACAGG ttgaCTGGAAATGCAGGGCCTGAACGACTGATGCGAGCTTTTGCGCGGGAATCGTTTGCATTGCAGGGCAGGAGGAACTCGGTTCGCTTGCACAGGAAGGGGTTCGAGGAGCTGTACGTCTTCAGCCCGGGATCCCAGTACCAGTGGTACGGCAAATATGCATACGTGGTCGTAGGGCCTGCCATGCTGGAGCCTGTGATGCTGGGACCTGGAGACACGTGGCAGGGAGCTCAGCACCTGCTCAACCCCAATCTCTAG